The genomic window CCTGCACGGTGCCCGCGATGGCCTCCACGAGGGCCAGCTCCGCGCCGGAGATCGGGGGGTCGGCGCCGAGCACCACGAGCGCGGCGTCGATGTGAGGAACGAACCCGCCCGTAGCGGCGGTGTTCGCGGCCGAGACCGAGGCGATCCCTGGGGTATCCACCAGGCACATGCCTGTCGCGAGCAGGGAGCTCGGGACGAACACCTCGACCCCGCTCACGCCCTTCTCGTTGCTCGGATTGTGCTCCTCGGACACGTAGGTCTCCAGCGTCCGGGGATCGCAATCGTCCCAACTCCGCTGGCCGAAGCGGACGCGCGCGGCGAGCCGCTCACCCCAGCGTACGACGGTGATCACCGACGTCACGGGGACGACGCCGACGGGGAGCACGTTGTCCTGGACCAAGGCGTTGATGAGGGTCGATTTGCCGCGTTTGAATTGCCCGACGCAGGCGACGTAGAAGCGGCCCTCGCGCAAGCGCTCCGCAACGATACCCGCCTCACGGGCGAGCTCGATCGCGCCGGCCTCGTGCGCGAGGCCCTCCAGGTCCCCCAGCAACCGCCGGTGAGTCTTCTCGGTGCCCATAAACGAAAACCCCTACCGGTACTCTTCCGGTAGGGGTCATCAGCCCGCGGCTCGGGCGGTTCTAGGCGAACCCCATCGCCCTTACTTTGCCAGCGATTATGAATCGCGCCGCCTCGTGGGTCAAGACATCGCCACTCCCGGTGATCGGGCGTCGGAGTCAGCTCTCCCCGCGTGCCGGGGATGAATGCATCGTCCGACCCCAAAGTCTCAGCGACCCGGCGTCGGGGTGTCGCCGTGTCGGGCGAACAGCGTCGTGGTGATGTAGCGCTCCCCGGTGTCGGCCAGCAGCACCACGATGACCTTCCCGGCCGCGGCGTCCCGCCCGGCGAGCGCGAGCGCGGCGTGGAGGGCGGCACCCGATGAGGCGCCGGCGACAATGCCTTCCTCGCGCGCGAGCCGGCGCGCGCAGGCGAAGGCGTCCTCGTCCGACACGGCGATCACCTCGTCCAGAATCGAGCGGTTCAGGATTCTGGGGATGAAGCCGACACCGATGCCGGGGATGCGATGCTCCCCGGGCGGCCGGCCGGACAGCACGGCAGCGCCGGCGGGCTCCACCGCGACCACGCGCACGCAGGCCTTGCGTGCCTTGAGAATTTCACCGACGCCGGTGATGGTCCCGCCAGTGCCGACCGCCGAAACGAAGATGTCGACGGTACCCTGCGTGTCCTCCCAGATCTCCACCCCTGTCGTCCGGCGATGGATCTCGACGTTGGCCGGATTGCTGAACTGATCGAGCATGATCGCCCCCGATGTTTCTTCGACGATCCGCTTGGCCTGGGCCACGGCTTCGGTCATCAGGATGCCCGGAGTCAGCACGACCTCGGCTCCCAGGTGCCGGAGCAACGCGACCCGCTCCGTGGACATGGTTTCCGGCATCGTGAGAATGAGGCGGTAGCCCCGGATCGCGGCGGCAAGGGCAAGGCCGATGCCGGTATTGCCTCCGGTGGGCTCGACGAGCGTCATCCCGGGTCGCAGGCGTCCCTCACGCTCCGCGCTATCCACCATTGCCACGCCGACGCGGTCCTTCACGCTGCCGCAGGGGTTGCGCATCTCCAGCTTGACCAGCAAGCGACCGGGCAACCCCTTGGCCA from Candidatus Methylomirabilota bacterium includes these protein-coding regions:
- the cysK gene encoding cysteine synthase A; protein product: MIFPDVTATVGRTPMVELARMAKGLPGRLLVKLEMRNPCGSVKDRVGVAMVDSAEREGRLRPGMTLVEPTGGNTGIGLALAAAIRGYRLILTMPETMSTERVALLRHLGAEVVLTPGILMTEAVAQAKRIVEETSGAIMLDQFSNPANVEIHRRTTGVEIWEDTQGTVDIFVSAVGTGGTITGVGEILKARKACVRVVAVEPAGAAVLSGRPPGEHRIPGIGVGFIPRILNRSILDEVIAVSDEDAFACARRLAREEGIVAGASSGAALHAALALAGRDAAAGKVIVVLLADTGERYITTTLFARHGDTPTPGR